TATGAGAAGGAAGAGGAAGACCTTCAAGCCAAACTGGTGGAGGGTGTGGAGACAGTCAGTTCAGCATCCCAAGCTACAGAAGACCAGGTGCGGAACAACTTGCAGGAGTGGCGGGTTGCATTGTTTGGTGGTACACTTCCACAGAACAACTTTGTGGGTGATATGCAGAGATTTGTCACAGTCAGGTTAGTTGGATGGATTTTTTTGTGATAGAGACATGTAGGAAATATGAATGTGCTAGGTTGAAAGAGGATGGTATCTGTGTACTAAAACAAAGTAACAGctgtaattatattatgctttgtgccctttcataaattttttacgtttaacattaaaattattttacaaaatatgagtACATATCTTCTTTTACGTGACAAAAGTACTAGAAATTGCGCGacatttagattttttctttcaccATGTTGTAgaatatgatatttttagttagttactgcaataataaaaaaatatcaaaattgtagTTAACTTTTATCACTTTGCACCCGTCGATATGCAACTTTATTCCATTATGTGAtggataaagtattttatataattttgtatcagATCAATAAAAACATCTCTTTAAGAGCCTGTCTCCTTCGTCTCACACAGGGTGATAGCATGTAAtcatagaaattaattttatttattacgtgttCCAGGTCTGAATGGGACCAGTATGTGAGCAGTGAAGGGTCCCCCATGCCCATCGGATGGGTGCCGCCACAACCATGACCCCAGCTTTCgactatgtatataatatgtaaaggaGTTTTGGAACATTGCGTCTTGCACTTATGTTTTTATACAGCTTTTATAACATTGGAAATTATGAatgcttaataaaaaatatatgtaacttttttttttaattagtcacaCTTGCCCTAAGAGGAATCTGTGCGAGTTTGTTGAACTTTTTAAATGGCTTTTTCATCGTATGCACAGTGGCTAGCACACGCGGgaatttattacaaaagtttTCTGTTTGCTCTCGCCCGTTTTCTTGGGCAATAAATTTTGCTTGGTAAGAAACCATGCTACGTCACTAGGCAGTTAAAATACACGAAGACTTTGTAGACAttgtgacatatttttattatcggtAATAAAACATCCTGTATTAGTGTTTTTTTGCACTTACCACTTTCATAATGttaagggaaataaataaaagacaaaaatcAGTATATCCAAATCTTTTATCATTTGTATGAATATTCCGTAAGAAATTACATGTAAAAACCACGTCAATACATTGGCGTCGATCACACCTCCCTTTACATCTACACTACGAACTATCGAATTACTTTACTATACCACGTTTGCGTTAGAAAATAGTGAATCAACGCATCTAGAACATAAGgtcttatttataacaaaacctTTATAAAAAAACGAGCAATGAAGAATACAATGCaatttacaagaaaatattcaagaatTATAATAGGCTACAATATTACTTTACCGTAAtactatttgaaataaaaagacAGAGCAATTAGATATCATCTGTAAAGTGTAGGTGAAAATGTTTtgagcataaaaaaaatgtcataaagTAAAATGGTTTTCAAACAGCGTTGCATAAATGAACCCCTAAAATGTAGATACATTTACGCATTTGAGAGCGTTCTCTGTGTACCGAGTAGAACTCGAGTGGTAAGAAGAATttcacaaataaacaatttaaactgtgcttattttgacatttaaaaaaatatactgagtgaaatatacattttgagTAATAATTTCAACGTATTTTATTCTTCTCAGTTCTTAAAGACaagcccccttattcatagacgttatttatctaaggacggagcattgctgtgataacaagtctgtttctcagttttgtttatctgacaggtTGCTGTtcgttcagctttgtttatctgacagccaactagttcaagttgtatttcaatattagccaatcacaacggccctatgtctacgcactgcgaaggctgccacgccgccgtcagcactgagaaacagatttgttatcacagcaatactccgtccttagataaataacgtttatgaatgcGGGCTAGTTATAGCGGCTTTATCCTTAATGACCGCGAATTCCTATTTTCCTAACGCGAACGGATTATAGTTCCATCACAAAACGGCAGTGGGCGGCCATTTCATCATGAAAAAAGATAGAAAGCTACTGAAACAAGGCGGTCGAAAACATATTCTagtcgaataaataaattttaacgagTTTCTCAATAATAAGGCATCGTTAAGTTAAAGGCTTCGAGATTTTCACCATTTGGAGGGCTTCCTCGCGGTTGGGCCTGTGGGCCATAACCCCTAACTCTATGCAACTCAAATACTTTGCAGTGACCATCACGTCACACATTGCTAATTTGGAAACGTCACTAACTTCAACTGAATGTGTATTGCAAGGCAGTTCAGTTGCCTGGAGTCAGTATTACATTACCGCTGCTATGCAAGGATTTTGTTGCACTTATGTCTTATTCAATTAACCCTCGTAACCTTCAACGAAATTTCTAAAATTTGTACATAAACGCCATCTTATAGTACTTCAAGCTCGTACAATCGCAAACAGAACTATCCAATCATATGCTTAGGACCTGATTTAGAACTTTAAATAGCCCTGAACTAGGTTTAATGACGTCACAATATAGCAATGGCATCGTAGAGAACGtactttcatatattttttcatacgtgGCACGGcaccctctgcacctgatggctaCCGAGACGTTTGGAGAGATAGCCGGATATCCGGTGCCGATAACCGGATAACCGGGACGCGTGAAGAACACGCTAAAATACCCAAGACTGCTCTAAAAAATTAAGCAACAAAGGCGCCATTGAACGCAATAAATCAGGTCCTGAACATGCCTAAACTTTCTTGTACAACTGCATAACTAGATGAGCAAATACATCGCCTATAAAATTGTCATAActtcccataaacagtataagcATCATCCATAATGTTATGCACTGCATTGTGCTCCACATCCTAAAACATGTCTTAATAAGACACGACGTTAcctggcggcaaaaatagacaatgATGCTCACTCGTAAGAAACCTACAGCTAGTTCACGACAGATCAGTGTATATACACGTACATTTAACATTAACTGAAGCCGACCGCCTCGCTTCGCTTAATATACTGAGGTAATACGGCATACACTCGCGCGCCAAAATTTGTCGTGTTATTTCATCTTTACGCTGGCAACACAAACCTCACGCGCCTCTAGCGGCAAGTACGGACCAACGCCTGTATTCTCTATGACAAGTTATTGCAGGTTTCTTCTTGTCATGGCATTGGGACACATTAACTCACTGGATCTGTAGGTAAGTCGAGTAATTTAAGGGCTTTTCCTGATGTGATTTTTGAAACGAGTAGAAGATTGAACGCAACCAAGATGCTgactaataacattattttgattttttatgtttatacgaatgttagacattgaaataaaagtaattttctggattttatagcggttttttatatcattattttcgcccgacatttcgaagactgcagccttcatggttacggggggaCTCCGAGAGacacgtcgggagaaaatgataatataaaaaactcggaagatagttttatttcaacattcaCTTTGTCAACCGtgactttaaataaaatgtaattataagaGTACTATCTCCTGTCTGGTCAATATGTAAACAggcgaataatttatttgaacacaCACGCAGGCTCTTAGACAAAACACAATTTGAATTCAAGTCTAAGGATACCTATGGATCACTTATTTGTACCTTACAGCATCAATGAACGATTACAATCGGTTATTCCTAACATTAcacgactccgtgtcgttttattgtgattggttgataCTACCACGTGTTTGACGCATCGGTccctcgaccaatcacaaatgTCAAAATTAATCATCGACTCACGAATCACGATTTTTGGAACATTCCAAAGGGACAGTTCTGAGAACAAATCAATCAAAATCTCCACGATCGATCCGAAGATAAGAAATCCAGATATTATCGATATCGACGGTTTTGGTGACCTGTTGAACGCGTAATTTGTCATAGAGAACATGGCCAgcttaaaaatcttattttcccattattattaaaaatgttatcactAATTGGTACCACTAGAATCACGAGtgaaatttttacattaaaattcctGAAGTTCGTACATTCATGACAAGTGACATCACAATGAATTAGGGAATATAAACTCTATTACACACGTAATAGGGCGCAGCGTTTTTGACAGCTCCCTTCGGTTATTTACAATCGATATAATTGACTATTTATGTCACTATTGTCTATTTGGTGTATAGTTTCATGTACTATATATTTAAGAACGACTCCTCTGAtagtaatgttttatattattttctgacTCGCAGACAAtctgtactttttttatattaaagaaaaaaaaacttacaatcATGTATGCA
This genomic stretch from Manduca sexta isolate Smith_Timp_Sample1 chromosome 8, JHU_Msex_v1.0, whole genome shotgun sequence harbors:
- the LOC115444795 gene encoding uncharacterized protein LOC115444795 — protein: MSCNTQHWMEKEAKAIADNVLKDILRKKQDAKKCLVKFDALIKLRKAKMNTMKGRGELVSEHEDKAFRDDIENLKLLWKKQLSIYEKEEEDLQAKLVEGVETVSSASQATEDQVRNNLQEWRVALFGGTLPQNNFVGDMQRFVTVRSEWDQYVSSEGSPMPIGWVPPQP